One genomic window of Methanosphaera sp. ISO3-F5 includes the following:
- the brxL gene encoding BREX system Lon protease-like protein BrxL has translation MTLDGKIKNIFSEESVYKNPEKYSIFSGYSIPSFVKDWLIKRYSDDNDDLDEYGLKNFIENNMAYKDRQIKGTLMTEHRNLTLLARIIVEPDVKAGILRFSIPDAGLKMNECRIPEYVAKNHHELRGGEIWGIVTLSYLVPESNEKGVIELTKFKSFKPYTVDFEYFASRRKQFTLIEWIDFLIRSMEYNPEGFESFTQKLRFISRLLVFVEPNLNMMELAPKGTGKSYVFSNLSKYGWVVSGGTVTRAKLLYDIARESPGLLQQYQFLALDEIETIKFQDENELRGALKNYLESGSFTVAKYKGDSNCGLMVLGNIPLDENRRPKSKQYFAKLHKFFMDPALLDRFHGFIEGWYLPRMKEELKINGYGLNVEYFSEILNEMRSIPHFEQITRQMIEVPPKSDTRDTKAIIKITTAYLKLLFPHARTIDDVSSEDFEEYCLKPAIEMRGIIKYQISLIDDEFTDKLPNIKLR, from the coding sequence ATGACTTTGGATGGGAAAATTAAAAATATATTTTCTGAGGAATCTGTTTATAAAAATCCAGAGAAGTACAGTATTTTTTCTGGTTATAGCATCCCCTCTTTTGTAAAAGATTGGTTAATAAAACGATATTCTGATGATAATGATGATTTAGATGAATATGGTCTTAAAAATTTCATTGAAAACAACATGGCTTATAAAGACAGACAGATTAAAGGTACTTTGATGACTGAACATAGAAATCTAACATTACTTGCTAGGATTATCGTTGAGCCTGATGTTAAAGCAGGTATTTTAAGATTTTCTATACCTGATGCAGGTTTGAAAATGAATGAATGTCGTATTCCTGAATATGTAGCAAAGAACCATCATGAATTACGTGGTGGTGAAATATGGGGTATTGTTACTTTAAGTTATCTCGTACCAGAATCAAATGAAAAAGGAGTAATTGAATTAACAAAATTTAAATCTTTCAAACCATATACTGTTGATTTTGAATATTTTGCATCTAGACGAAAACAATTTACATTGATTGAATGGATTGATTTTTTAATTAGATCTATGGAATATAATCCAGAAGGTTTTGAATCTTTTACACAAAAATTAAGATTTATTTCCCGGTTATTAGTTTTTGTTGAGCCAAATCTCAATATGATGGAATTAGCTCCTAAAGGAACTGGAAAATCTTATGTGTTTTCTAATTTAAGTAAATATGGTTGGGTTGTTAGTGGAGGAACAGTTACAAGAGCTAAATTATTATATGATATAGCTCGTGAAAGTCCAGGATTACTTCAACAGTATCAATTTTTAGCTTTAGATGAAATCGAAACAATTAAATTTCAAGACGAAAATGAGTTGCGAGGTGCATTAAAAAATTATTTAGAATCAGGTTCATTTACAGTTGCTAAGTATAAAGGCGATTCTAATTGTGGTTTGATGGTTCTAGGTAACATACCCCTAGACGAAAATAGAAGACCTAAAAGTAAACAGTATTTTGCTAAATTACATAAGTTTTTCATGGATCCTGCATTACTTGATAGATTTCATGGTTTTATCGAAGGATGGTATCTTCCACGAATGAAAGAAGAATTAAAAATTAATGGTTACGGTTTAAATGTTGAATATTTCTCCGAAATATTAAATGAAATGAGAAGTATTCCTCATTTTGAACAAATTACACGTCAAATGATAGAGGTTCCACCTAAATCTGATACTCGTGATACCAAAGCAATAATTAAAATTACTACAGCTTATCTAAAATTATTATTCCCTCATGCACGTACTATTGATGATGTTTCTTCTGAAGATTTTGAGGAATATTGTTTAAAACCAGCAATAGAGATGAGAGGTATAATTAAATATCAAATAAGTTTAATTGATGATGAATTTACTGATAAGTTGCCTAATATTAAATTAAGATAG
- the pglZ gene encoding BREX-4 system phosphatase PglZ yields the protein MDSENIFEYSNLNDLKESVKLDLEEFNISSSRFPVRFIFLNSYEELKNVVEILSENATKIELSSFLFSENSWFTNSELIKKIKEINETSVIVPLSEYIRFLDDVSFNEIFSLLAGIENTNIKLYIPLVGLWERFNDVFWNNFYRKNNWAPIWKLKSNAKQICIYQIDGFDFKDNFETNTLLLISNTKQWFELWKKDNVMKIISLPKPLSVYFENSLPDKTFMREVITTPKEYLSKIFDINLNINYNPNEKEYWEYLLTDISKKNQKNMSLKDIFIEKFNINNIANLELKDYLNYYLVSKNIDCFDKEYRYKKWIVKNFFINSDSFKDSYLAHCLRKTNNLDNISLTVKIFLEIFNLEYSDKYLEERRYLLKILNQKEFTFPEQEFEENFNKITNMNYNYQLNYLTNTTFIEKEKIINIMQSNREEFNFITSKLKVIFPELYNYLNWNYYLDNISEWVLNYFKEYNKCKILNSKSDKLKTLLDELNSSPNNFYKWYYDLYNNQEIELNDDTYVLWIDALGVEWLPLFTYFLNNYLPKSNKQIKSTSIRSVNLPSATEFNKIDCDKKISYLDNYIHNNHYGYPKSLIEEIEIIREIAKEIANINSSKVLIYSDHGFSFLCNKKLGNSKKYNFEGSSHEGRYLKITNQEIYDTEDYMVTGTESDIDEKYKYLLTLKHVSLNNTPSHEVHGGGTPEEVLVPCILIEADDFSNIIYDVICEISEINVSLENRIPIKIYPEPKNMPSAIYNDEKLNVLKEDNFYVIEVNQSLSKGKQTIIIKINKQVEEIEINIKKGGMEEEEYDFGWEN from the coding sequence AATGATTTAAAAGAATCAGTTAAACTAGATTTAGAAGAATTTAACATTTCTTCTTCTCGTTTTCCTGTTAGATTTATTTTTTTAAATTCTTATGAAGAATTGAAAAATGTTGTTGAAATTTTGTCTGAAAATGCCACTAAAATAGAACTTAGTTCTTTTTTATTTTCTGAAAATAGTTGGTTTACAAATAGTGAGTTGATTAAAAAAATTAAAGAAATTAATGAAACTTCAGTAATAGTTCCCCTATCAGAATATATTAGATTTTTGGATGATGTTAGTTTTAATGAGATTTTTTCTTTATTGGCAGGTATTGAAAATACTAATATAAAATTATACATTCCATTAGTTGGATTATGGGAACGATTTAATGATGTTTTTTGGAATAATTTTTATAGAAAAAATAATTGGGCACCAATTTGGAAATTGAAATCTAATGCCAAACAAATTTGTATATATCAAATTGATGGATTTGATTTTAAAGATAATTTTGAAACTAATACTCTTTTATTGATTTCTAATACAAAACAATGGTTTGAATTGTGGAAGAAAGATAATGTTATGAAGATAATATCATTACCAAAACCTTTGTCTGTATATTTTGAAAATAGCTTACCGGATAAGACTTTCATGAGAGAAGTTATAACAACTCCTAAAGAATATTTATCTAAAATATTTGATATTAATTTAAATATAAATTATAACCCTAATGAAAAAGAATATTGGGAGTATTTATTAACAGATATTAGTAAAAAAAATCAAAAAAATATGTCTTTAAAAGATATATTTATAGAAAAATTTAATATTAATAATATTGCTAATTTAGAGTTAAAAGATTATTTGAATTATTATTTAGTTAGTAAAAATATTGATTGTTTTGATAAAGAGTACAGATATAAAAAATGGATTGTTAAAAATTTTTTCATTAATTCAGATAGTTTCAAAGATTCTTATCTTGCACATTGTTTAAGGAAAACAAATAATTTAGATAATATATCTTTAACTGTAAAAATATTTTTAGAAATTTTTAATTTAGAATATTCAGACAAATATTTAGAGGAAAGAAGATATTTGCTTAAAATTTTAAATCAAAAAGAATTTACTTTTCCTGAACAAGAGTTTGAAGAAAACTTTAATAAAATAACAAATATGAATTATAATTATCAACTAAATTATTTAACAAATACAACTTTTATAGAAAAAGAGAAAATAATTAATATAATGCAATCCAATAGAGAAGAATTTAATTTTATTACTTCAAAGTTGAAAGTTATATTTCCTGAATTATATAACTATTTAAATTGGAATTATTATTTGGATAATATTTCAGAATGGGTACTGAATTATTTTAAAGAATATAATAAGTGTAAAATATTAAACTCTAAAAGTGATAAATTAAAAACTTTGTTAGATGAACTAAATAGTAGTCCAAATAATTTTTATAAATGGTATTATGATTTATATAATAATCAAGAAATCGAATTAAATGATGATACATATGTTCTTTGGATTGATGCATTAGGAGTTGAATGGTTACCTTTATTTACTTATTTCTTGAATAATTATTTGCCAAAAAGTAATAAACAAATTAAATCAACATCAATACGTTCAGTAAATTTACCTAGTGCTACAGAATTCAATAAAATTGATTGTGATAAGAAAATATCCTATCTTGATAATTATATTCATAATAACCATTATGGATATCCAAAATCATTGATTGAAGAAATAGAAATAATTAGAGAAATTGCTAAAGAAATAGCTAACATAAATTCTTCAAAAGTTTTAATATATTCTGATCATGGATTTAGTTTTTTATGTAATAAAAAATTAGGAAATTCAAAAAAATATAATTTTGAAGGTTCTAGTCATGAGGGACGTTATCTTAAAATAACAAATCAAGAAATTTATGATACTGAAGATTATATGGTAACTGGAACTGAAAGTGATATTGATGAAAAATATAAATATCTTTTAACTTTAAAACATGTATCATTAAATAATACTCCTTCTCATGAGGTTCATGGTGGAGGTACTCCAGAAGAAGTATTAGTACCTTGCATACTAATTGAAGCGGATGATTTTTCAAACATTATTTATGATGTAATATGTGAAATTTCTGAAATTAATGTGTCACTTGAAAATAGAATACCTATAAAAATTTATCCAGAACCTAAGAATATGCCTTCTGCAATTTATAATGATGAAAAATTAAATGTTCTTAAAGAAGACAATTTTTATGTAATTGAGGTAAATCAAAGTTTAAGTAAAGGAAAACAGACAATTATTATTAAAATTAATAAGCAAGTAGAAGAAATAGAAATTAATATTAAGAAAGGTGGAATGGAGGAAGAAGAATATGACTTTGGATGGGAAAATTAA